CCAGCAGCTTGCAGGCATTGCGCACCACGTACCAGCGCTCGTCGCCCAGGCGCTGGCGGGCGATGTCGAGGGCGGGCGACCCGATCTTGGTGATGAGGCGGATGAGGGCGAGACGGTTGCCGGTGGTCTGCTCTTCCTCGAGCTGGCGAAAGACCTTCACGATGGCGGCGGGCCCGGCCCCGCGCAGCAGGTCCGCAGCCAGGCGGGTGAAGGGGCGGTCGTCGCGCTTCTGGGTGAAGATCTCGATGACCCGCTCCACCGCGTTGGGAGTGAGCAGCCCGGCCATGGTCTTGCTACAGCACTTGGCGTGGGGGTCGGGAGCGCTGGCCACCAGCCGCTCCAGCGCTGCCGAGACGGCCTGGATCAATTCAAAGTCCTCGTACAGGGCCACCGTGCGGCACAAGGCGATCAGGGCATTGAGGATCTGCTGGTGGAGGAAGGGCTTCTCCGGCCAGCGGTTCAGGACGTCGCACAGGCGGACCGCCACCCCCTGCCAGAACTCGCTGCGCACCCCGGCCATGGTGCGCAGCAGGTCGGGGATGCGGCTGATCTCTTGCGGCTCGGGCTCCTCGGTGAGATCGAAGATGGTGAAGTAGTGGTTGCCGAGCTTGTTGGCGGTGTCCAGGTCGCCCTGCTTGATCAGTTCGGTGAGCAGCTCCAGCAGGCGGCGGAACTCGTGGACGTTGAGGTGCTGCGTCTGCAGCAAGCGCTCGATCTTCTCCTTGGGCGGGACTACGATCCAGTGCAGTTCGTCCTGGATGCGCTCGTAGGTGGACTTGGGGATCTTGTAGTCCTTGATGATGGAGGCCAGCTTGCCGGCCAGGCGGCCGGCCGCCTGCGTGGCCTGCAGGCTGCGCAGGAGCACGCGGATGACCTCTTCCTCGACGATGACGGCATCCTGCCCGGTGGGCGCCTGCACCAGGCGCTCCGCCGCCCACTTGACCGCCGTGTCCTCGATGATCTCGGCCGCCATCTGGTCGGGGGGCAGTTGACGCAACTCCTCCCGCCGCGAAGGAGGAAAGGCCGAGAGCACGAACTCGGGGCGCATCTCGCGGATGACCCGCGCTAGTTCGGTGTAGGAACGCTGGGGAGCGTCCTTGGAATCGAGCATGCTGGATTCGAAGTAGCCTTCCACCATGCGGGTGATGTTGTCGGGCCCGCCGGCGCCCACAGCACCGGCGCTGCCGGGCGGTCCGATGGGGCTGCCCGTTCCGTAGCCGGGCAGAGGGGCT
This genomic interval from Terriglobales bacterium contains the following:
- a CDS encoding HEAT repeat domain-containing protein, producing the protein APLPGYGTGSPIGPPGSAGAVGAGGPDNITRMVEGYFESSMLDSKDAPQRSYTELARVIREMRPEFVLSAFPPSRREELRQLPPDQMAAEIIEDTAVKWAAERLVQAPTGQDAVIVEEEVIRVLLRSLQATQAAGRLAGKLASIIKDYKIPKSTYERIQDELHWIVVPPKEKIERLLQTQHLNVHEFRRLLELLTELIKQGDLDTANKLGNHYFTIFDLTEEPEPQEISRIPDLLRTMAGVRSEFWQGVAVRLCDVLNRWPEKPFLHQQILNALIALCRTVALYEDFELIQAVSAALERLVASAPDPHAKCCSKTMAGLLTPNAVERVIEIFTQKRDDRPFTRLAADLLRGAGPAAIVKVFRQLEEEQTTGNRLALIRLITKIGSPALDIARQRLGDERWYVVRNACKLLGDLKDPEILKTLAPLLRHANERVQKAAVTAILDSRDPGRAAVLSEGLPYLHHQVVEDVLGELLFLKDPVSLPALERFIFRDSHGKARLLVLAVQVLSAIPGPQSEHLLGAVMADDTLDPAVRRVAMGALSRIPSEACEQMLREFAGNAGQDPLAAECARTLAAMGR